The following are encoded together in the Citrus sinensis cultivar Valencia sweet orange chromosome 1, DVS_A1.0, whole genome shotgun sequence genome:
- the LOC102620355 gene encoding uncharacterized protein LOC102620355, whose product MAAASYDYEDAPADYDGSADARASSQDLGYDPNFVPDSVKSFVVHLYRHIREKNVYEIHQMYETSFQSLSDRLFKDTPWPSVDAVAHYVDNDHVFCLLYREMWFRHLYARLSPTLKQRIDSWDNYCSLFQVVLHGVVNMQLPNQWLWDMVDEFVYQFQSFCQYRAKMKNKTEQEIALLRQYDQAWNVYGVLNFLQALVEKSMIIQILEREKEGLEQFTATDGYDYNGGSNVLKVLGYFSMVGLLRVHCLLGDYHTGLKCLQPIDITQQGVYTSVIGSHITTIYHYGFANLMLRRYVDAIREFNKILLYIYKTKQYHQKSPQYEQILKKNEQMYALLAICLSLCPQVKHVEETVNSQLREKYGEKMIRMQRYDDEAFSIYDELFSYACPKFITPSAPSFEEPLVNYNQDAYRLQLKLFLYEVKQQQLLSGVRSFLKVYSSLYLSELATYMEVDEPTLRTILMTYKHKTHAVDSDGKITSNADVDFYIDDNMIHVVESKPVKRYGDFFLRQIAKLEGLINDLDRVRLD is encoded by the exons ATGGCGGCAGCTAGTTACGATTACGAAGACGCTCCGGCCGATTACGATGGTTCAGCGGATGCGCGCGCTTCATCCCAAGACCTAGGCTACGACCCTAACTTCGTGCCTGACTCCGTAAAGTCATTCGTTGTTCATCTTTACCGCCACATTCGCGAGAAGAATGTCTACGAGATCCACCAGATGTACGAGACGTCGTTTCAGAGTCTCTCCGACCGCCTCTTCAAGGATACTCCCTGGCCATCCGTTGACGCCGTCGCTCATTATGTTGACAATGATCATGTTTTCTGTCTTCTCTATCGCGAGATGTGGTTCCGCCACTTGTACGCTAGATTGTCGCCTACTCTCAAGCAGAGGATTGATTCTTGGGACAATTATTGTAGCCTGTTTCAG GTGGTGCTGCATGGAGTGGTGAATATGCAGTTGCCAAACCAGTGGTTGTGGGATATGGTGGATGAGTTTGTTTACCAGTTCCAGAGTTTCTGTCAGTACAGAGCCaagatgaagaacaagacAGAGCAGGAGATTGCACTTTTGAGGCAGTATGATCAG GCTTGGAATGTTTATGGCGTGCTCAATTTCTTGCAAGCACTCGTGGAGAAGTCGATGATCATTCAGATTTTGGAGCGTGAGAAGGAAGGCCTTGAGCAGTTTACAGCCACTGATGGTTATGATTACAATGGTGGAAGCAATGTGTTGAAAGTTTTGGGGTATTTCAGCATGGTTGGTTTGCTGCGTGTTCACTGTCTTCTGGGTGATTATCATACTGGTCTTAAGTGCTTACAGCCAATTGACATTACTCAACAAGGTGTTTACACCAGTGTTATAGGAAGTCACATTACTACCATTTACCATTATGGGTTTGCCAATCTTATGTTGCGGAG GTATGTGGATGCCATTCGTGAATTTAATAAGATTCTCCTGTACATATACAAGACCAAGCAATACCATCAGAAATCTCCACAGTATGAGCAGATACTAAAGAAGAATGAGCAGATGTATGCCTTGCTGGCAATTTGTCTTTCTCTTTGTCCCCAAGTGAAGCATGTTGAGGAGACTGTGAACTCGCAACTACGGGAGAAATATGGGGAGAAGATGATTCGGATGCAAAGATATGATGATGAAGCATTTTCTATCTATGATGAGCTCTTCTCGTATGCATGTCCTAAGTTCATTACTCCCTCTGCTCCGAGCTTTGAGGAGCCTCTTGTAAATTACAACCAG GATGCCTATAGACTCCAGTTGAAGCTTTTCCTTTATGAGGTGAAGCAGCAACAATTATTATCAGGAGTCCGATCTTTCTTGAAAGTGTATTCATCACTGTACCTTTCGGAGCTTGCAACTTACATGGAAGTGGATGAGCCCACTCTTAG GACTATCCTGATGACATACAAGCACAAGACTCACGCCGTTGATTCTGATGGGAAGATTACTTCTAATGCAGATGTGGATTTCTACATTGATGAT AATATGATTCATGTAGTTGAGTCCAAGCCGGTGAAGCGATATGGTGATTTTTTCTTGCGGCAGATTGCCAAG CTCGAAGGGTTGATTAATGATTTGGACAGGGTAAGGCTGGACTGA
- the LOC102620075 gene encoding uncharacterized protein LOC102620075, with product MAIIGDALRQAFMPKHEYERIREEDKAWVKLQRPFLISALTLICIVVAVCTIVSLKIVFPSDYGRRPFCSDVRLQPLQINVKGEGGDSDLFPGAFYLTDQETVDYYWMVVFIPSTIIFLASIVYLVAGITVAYTAPRRHGCLNVVENNYCASKRGGVRCLSILNAVFAIIFGLLALFLGSSLLTLGSSCSVPLFWCYEIGSWGLVILYAGTAFFLRRKSAAVFDDGDSDGRNLGVEMLEANPLEVTPDVERRVSEGFKTWMGSSFLSSDEEDEPDDYLEAPPQITHTASNRQRV from the exons ATGGCGATCATTGGAGACGCGCTTCGGCAAGCGTTTATGCCGAAGCACGAGTACGAGAGAATACGAGAGGAAGACAAAGCGTGGGTCAAACTTCAAAGACCGTTCTTGATTTCGGCACTGACCTTAATTTGCATTGTGGTTGCCGTGTGTACAATTGTGAGCTTGAAGATTGTGTTTCCTAGTGATTACGGCAGGAGGCCATTTTGCAGCGACGTCAGGCTACAGCCTTTACAGATTAATGTGAAGGGTGAAGGGGGAGATTCGGATCTGTTTCCGGGCGCGTTTTATTTGACGGATCAGGAGACTGTTGATTATTACTGGATGGTTGTGTTTATTCCTTCCACAATCATTTTCTTGGCCTCTATTGTCTACCTCGTGGCAG GGATTACTGTTGCGTATACTGCTCCACGAAGGCATGGATGCTTAAATGTCGTTGAAAACAATTATTGTGCTTCAAAAAGGG GTGGGGTTCGTTGTCTATCAATTCTGAATGCTGTCTTTGCCATCATCTTTGGTCTTCTTGCATTGTTTCTTGGTTCAAGCCTTTTGACACTAGGTAGCAGTTGCTCTGTACCCCTGTTTTGGTGCTATGAGATTGGATCCTGGGGGCTGGTCATTCTGTATGCAGGAACTGCCTTCTTCTTACGAAGAAAATCAGCTGCAGTTTTTGATGATGGCGACTCTGATGGTCGAAACCTTGGAGTGGAAATGTTGGAAGCAAATCCCTTGGAAGTCACTCCAGATGTGGAAAGGCGTGTTAGTGAAGGTTTCAAGACATGGATGGGGTCATCATTCTTGTCCTcagatgaagaagatgaacctGATGATTATCTGGAAGCACCGCCACAAATTACTCACACTGCTTCTAACAGGCAACGGGTATGA
- the LOC102619799 gene encoding D-amino-acid transaminase, chloroplastic, giving the protein MASLAKTISQNQPVPTKLTHHVNNLPVFSRNLCYSRTGSFGEMRFIRSCGRTEALIDSSAQLSDVPLLSCSEAIERIKSTQANQKSKQQFLAMYSSIFGGITTDPAAMVIPMDDHMVHRGHGVFDTAAICDGYLYELDQHLDRIIRSASMAKIQLPFDRKSLRRILIQTVSASNCRKGSLRYWLSAGVGDFQLSPVGCHQSTFYVIVIQDDSPFVSKGVKVITSSIPIKPPQFGTVKSVNYLPNVLSKMEAEETGAFAAIWLDGEGFIAEGPNMNVAFVTKERLLLMPQFDKILSGCTAKRVLTLAKALVREGKLHGIKVGNVTVEEGKKAEEMMLLGSGVLVRPVVQWDEQVIGNGKEGPIAQALLDLILEDMQSGPPTVRVAVPY; this is encoded by the exons ATGGCTTCTCTCGCAAAAACCATCTCTCAAAACCAACCTGTTCCCACTAAACTCACTCATCATGTCAATAACTTGCCTGTATTTTCTCGAAATCTTTGCTATTCAAGAACTGGGTCGTTCGGAGAAATGAGATTCATTAGAAGTTGTGGCCGAACTGAAGCATTGATTG ATTCAAGTGCTCAATTATCTGATGTTCCACTTCTATCTTGCTCAGag GCCATTGAAAGAATAAAGTCAACCCAAGCAAACCAGAAAAGCAAGCAGCAATTTTTAGCCATGTACTCGAGCATTTTTGGAGGAATAACAACAGATCCAGCTGCTATGGTGATTCCTATGGACGATCATATGGTCCACAGAGGGCATGGTGTTTTTGATACTGCTGCAATATGTGATGG ATACCTCTATGAATTAGACCAACACCTTGATCGTATTATAAGGTCAGCATCCATGGCCAAAATTCAACTTCCTTTTGATCGCAAAAGTTTAAGGAGAATACTCATACAGACTGTGAGTGCTTCCAACTGTAGAAAAGGGTCATTGAGATACTGGCTTTCAGCTGGAGTGGGTGATTTCCAATTATCTCCAGTTGGCTGCCATCAATCAACATTCTATGTGATTGTAATTCAAGATGACTCACCATTTGTTTCAAAAGGTGTTAAAGTAATAACTTCATCTATCCCAATAAAACCTCCACAATTTGGCACAGTGAAGAGTGTAAATTACCTTCCGAATGTGCTTTCAAAAATGGAAGCTGAAGAAACTGGAGCATTTGCTGCCATTTGGCTAGATGGTGAAGGGTTCATTGCTGAGGGGCCCAACATGAATGTTGCATTTGTTACAAAGGAAAGGTTGCTTCTGATGCCTCAATTTGATAAAATCTTAAGTGGGTGTACAGCCAAGAGAGTTTTGACTCTTGCCAAGGCACTGGTAAGGGAGGGTAAGCTCCATGGAATTAAGGTAGGAAATGTCACTGTGGAGGAAGGTAAGAAAGCAGAGGAGATGATGCTTCTTGGTAGCGGAGTTCTTGTTCGCCCTGTAGTGCAATGGGATGAACAAGTCATTGGCAATG GCAAAGAAGGTCCCATAGCTCAGGCTCTGTTGGATCTCATATTGGAGGACATGCAATCTGGCCCCCCTACAGTCAGAGTAGCTGTTCCTTACTAA
- the LOC102619497 gene encoding TOM1-like protein 9 isoform X1, whose amino-acid sequence MVNSMVDRATSDMLIGPDWAMNIEICDMLNHDPGQAKDVVKGIKKRIGSRNSKVQLLALTLLETIIKNCGDIVHMHVAEKNVLHEMVKIARKKPDTHVKEKILILIDTWQEAFGGPRARYPQYYAAYQELLRAGAVFPQRSERSAPVFTPPQTHPLTSYPQNFRNPEHQQEAAEASAESEFPTLSLTEIQNARGIMDVLAEMLNALDPNNKEGLRQEVIVDLVDQCRTYKQRVVHLVNSTADESLLCQGLQLNDDLQRLLAKHESFASGKSAQTAQTDKPKTESKSSEALVDVDGPLVDTGDATKQPDGRTTSNGGAGAQPLNQLLLPAPAAANGSSPPAAVNPKIDLLSGDDYSSPKEDTSLALVPVGVPQPNTPVSSQQNALVLFDMFSDATNAPNSINTQPANMAGQPNSLAPQFHQQQNFQTPEAGLYQNGTAPNMGSPRYEQSIYAQGSGPAWNGQLALPQPTSPAYGMQSGGSLPPPPWEAQAADSSPVAGAQYPQQMQVTQVSVTHMQPVQSGAYPQVPQSVNGQVVGMYIQPITSNHLSPMNNQLGQSNQLVGMHPQQIQGGQYVGMLPHHMQAGQMALYHQQMYANQMAGYGYGQQPRPQYIEQQMYGLSLRDDSGLRNSSYQVSTSSYGTPMKASKPEDKLFGDLVDLAKIKPTKSTSTPGRAGSM is encoded by the exons ATGGTGAATTCAATGGTGGATAGAGCCACGAGCGACATGTTGATCGGCCCTGATTGGGCCATGAACATCGAGATCTGTGACATGCTCAATCACGACCCTGG GCAAGCAAAGGATGTTGTTAAAGGTATTAAAAAGCGTATTGGAAGTAGGAATTCAAAAGTTCAACTTCTTGCTTTAACA CTGTTGGAGACAATTATAAAGAATTGTGGGGATATTGTCCATATGCATGTTGCAGAGAAAAATGTTCTTCATGAGATGGTGAAAATAGCCAGGAAAAAG CCCGACACTCACGTCAAAGAGAAGATATTAATTCTAATAGATACTTGGCAAGAAGCTTTCGGAGGACCTAGGGCAAGATATCCACAGTACTATGCGGCATACCAAGAGTTATTG CGCGCCGGGGCAGTGTTCCCTCAGAGGTCTGAGAGGTCTGCGCCTGTTTTCACACCACCTCAAACACATCCCTTGACTTCTTATCCTCAAAATTTTCGAAATCCTGAGCATCAGCAAGAGGCAGCTGAAGCTTCTGCAGAGTCTGAGTTCCCAACCTTGAG CTTGACAGAAATTCAGAATGCACGTGGTATTATGGATGTCCTTGCAGAAATGCTGAATGCATTAGATCCAAACAACAAAGAG GGCCTTAGGCAGGAGGTTATTGTTGATTTGGTTGATCAGTGCCGGACATACAAGCAAAGAGTAGTGCACCTTGTTAATTCAACTGC GGATGAGTCACTGCTATGTCAAGGTTTACAATTGAATGACGACTTGCAGCGTCTACTAGCCAAGCATGAATCCTTTGCTTCAGGAAAATCTGCTCAAACTGCTCAAACTGATAAGCCCAAGACTGAATCTAAATCTAGCGAGGCACTTGTAGATGTTGATGGTCCTCTGGTTGATACTGGAGATGCTACTAAGCAGCCAGATGGGAG GACGACCTCAAATGGTGGTGCTGGGGCTCAACCTCTGAATCAGTTACTTCTTCCTGCACCTGCTGCAGCTAATGGTTCATCTCCTCCAGCGGCAGTCAATCCTAAAATAGACCTGCTGAGTGGTGATGACTATAGCTCACCAAAGGAAGATACTTCACTGGCTCTGGTTCCTGTGGGAGTACCACAACCGAACACTCCTGTATCTTCTCAGCAGAATGCCCTTGTTCTCTTTGATATGTTTTCTGATGCCACAAATGCTCCAAATTCAATCAACACACAACCTGCTAATATGGCTGGCCAACCAAATTCTTTGGCTCCACAATTCCATCAGCAGCAGAATTTTCAAACTCCAGAAGCTGGACTTTACCAAAATGGAACTGCCCCGAACATGGGATCACCTCGGTATGAGCAGTCAATATATGCACAAGGCTCTGGTCCTGCCTGGAATGGTCAGCTTGCCCTGCCACAACCAACCTCACCAGCCTATG GTATGCAAAGCGGTGGGTCACTACCTCCGCCTCCTTGGGAAGCCCAAGCAGCAGACTCTAGCCCTGTAGCTGGTGCTCAATATCCTCAACAAATGCAAGTTACTCAGGTTTCTGTCACACATATGCAGCCGGTGCAGAGTGGTGCATATCCTCAAGTGCCTCAATCTGTTAATGGACAGGTAGTTGGTATGTATATTCAGCCTATCACAAGCAATCATTTGTCACCGATGAATAATCAGCTGGGTCAGAGCAATCAGTTGGTAGGCATGCATCCTCAGCAAATTCAGGGAGGGCAGTATGTAGGCATGCTTCCACATCACATGCAAGCTGGCCAAATGGCCCTGTATCATCAGCAAATGTATGCCAACCAAATGGCAGGATATGGCTATGGTCAGCAACCAAGGCCTCAGTATATCGAGCAGCAAATGTATGGGCTATCTCTTAGGGATGATAGCGGCTTGAGAAATTCTTCATATCAGGTTTCCACTTCCTCTTATGGTACACCAATGAAGGCTTCGAAACCAGAGGATAAGCTGTTTGGAGACCTTGTTGACTTGGCGAAAATAAAGCCGACAAAATCCACATCCACTCCCGGGAGAGCTGGTAGCATGTGA
- the LOC102619497 gene encoding TOM1-like protein 9 isoform X2: MHVAEKNVLHEMVKIARKKPDTHVKEKILILIDTWQEAFGGPRARYPQYYAAYQELLRAGAVFPQRSERSAPVFTPPQTHPLTSYPQNFRNPEHQQEAAEASAESEFPTLSLTEIQNARGIMDVLAEMLNALDPNNKEGLRQEVIVDLVDQCRTYKQRVVHLVNSTADESLLCQGLQLNDDLQRLLAKHESFASGKSAQTAQTDKPKTESKSSEALVDVDGPLVDTGDATKQPDGRTTSNGGAGAQPLNQLLLPAPAAANGSSPPAAVNPKIDLLSGDDYSSPKEDTSLALVPVGVPQPNTPVSSQQNALVLFDMFSDATNAPNSINTQPANMAGQPNSLAPQFHQQQNFQTPEAGLYQNGTAPNMGSPRYEQSIYAQGSGPAWNGQLALPQPTSPAYGMQSGGSLPPPPWEAQAADSSPVAGAQYPQQMQVTQVSVTHMQPVQSGAYPQVPQSVNGQVVGMYIQPITSNHLSPMNNQLGQSNQLVGMHPQQIQGGQYVGMLPHHMQAGQMALYHQQMYANQMAGYGYGQQPRPQYIEQQMYGLSLRDDSGLRNSSYQVSTSSYGTPMKASKPEDKLFGDLVDLAKIKPTKSTSTPGRAGSM; the protein is encoded by the exons ATGCATGTTGCAGAGAAAAATGTTCTTCATGAGATGGTGAAAATAGCCAGGAAAAAG CCCGACACTCACGTCAAAGAGAAGATATTAATTCTAATAGATACTTGGCAAGAAGCTTTCGGAGGACCTAGGGCAAGATATCCACAGTACTATGCGGCATACCAAGAGTTATTG CGCGCCGGGGCAGTGTTCCCTCAGAGGTCTGAGAGGTCTGCGCCTGTTTTCACACCACCTCAAACACATCCCTTGACTTCTTATCCTCAAAATTTTCGAAATCCTGAGCATCAGCAAGAGGCAGCTGAAGCTTCTGCAGAGTCTGAGTTCCCAACCTTGAG CTTGACAGAAATTCAGAATGCACGTGGTATTATGGATGTCCTTGCAGAAATGCTGAATGCATTAGATCCAAACAACAAAGAG GGCCTTAGGCAGGAGGTTATTGTTGATTTGGTTGATCAGTGCCGGACATACAAGCAAAGAGTAGTGCACCTTGTTAATTCAACTGC GGATGAGTCACTGCTATGTCAAGGTTTACAATTGAATGACGACTTGCAGCGTCTACTAGCCAAGCATGAATCCTTTGCTTCAGGAAAATCTGCTCAAACTGCTCAAACTGATAAGCCCAAGACTGAATCTAAATCTAGCGAGGCACTTGTAGATGTTGATGGTCCTCTGGTTGATACTGGAGATGCTACTAAGCAGCCAGATGGGAG GACGACCTCAAATGGTGGTGCTGGGGCTCAACCTCTGAATCAGTTACTTCTTCCTGCACCTGCTGCAGCTAATGGTTCATCTCCTCCAGCGGCAGTCAATCCTAAAATAGACCTGCTGAGTGGTGATGACTATAGCTCACCAAAGGAAGATACTTCACTGGCTCTGGTTCCTGTGGGAGTACCACAACCGAACACTCCTGTATCTTCTCAGCAGAATGCCCTTGTTCTCTTTGATATGTTTTCTGATGCCACAAATGCTCCAAATTCAATCAACACACAACCTGCTAATATGGCTGGCCAACCAAATTCTTTGGCTCCACAATTCCATCAGCAGCAGAATTTTCAAACTCCAGAAGCTGGACTTTACCAAAATGGAACTGCCCCGAACATGGGATCACCTCGGTATGAGCAGTCAATATATGCACAAGGCTCTGGTCCTGCCTGGAATGGTCAGCTTGCCCTGCCACAACCAACCTCACCAGCCTATG GTATGCAAAGCGGTGGGTCACTACCTCCGCCTCCTTGGGAAGCCCAAGCAGCAGACTCTAGCCCTGTAGCTGGTGCTCAATATCCTCAACAAATGCAAGTTACTCAGGTTTCTGTCACACATATGCAGCCGGTGCAGAGTGGTGCATATCCTCAAGTGCCTCAATCTGTTAATGGACAGGTAGTTGGTATGTATATTCAGCCTATCACAAGCAATCATTTGTCACCGATGAATAATCAGCTGGGTCAGAGCAATCAGTTGGTAGGCATGCATCCTCAGCAAATTCAGGGAGGGCAGTATGTAGGCATGCTTCCACATCACATGCAAGCTGGCCAAATGGCCCTGTATCATCAGCAAATGTATGCCAACCAAATGGCAGGATATGGCTATGGTCAGCAACCAAGGCCTCAGTATATCGAGCAGCAAATGTATGGGCTATCTCTTAGGGATGATAGCGGCTTGAGAAATTCTTCATATCAGGTTTCCACTTCCTCTTATGGTACACCAATGAAGGCTTCGAAACCAGAGGATAAGCTGTTTGGAGACCTTGTTGACTTGGCGAAAATAAAGCCGACAAAATCCACATCCACTCCCGGGAGAGCTGGTAGCATGTGA
- the LOC102619003 gene encoding uncharacterized protein LOC102619003 isoform X2 has translation MAGSSILSRLSSSTRLPCLSLKLRANKSTIPTISPLKSSSLPQVSSSSVKRVSRLPVELSCLISMLPSHSAIASARLQSLISTDSQSWGLVPQGISMPL, from the exons ATGGCCGGTTCATCGATTCTCTCAAgattatcatcatcaactcGCTTGCCTTGTCTCTCTCTCAAGCTTAGAGCCAACAAATCAACGATACCCACTATTTCTCCATTGAAATCCAGCTCCCTGCCTCAGGTCTCCTCCTCCTCCGTCAAGCGCGTTTCAAG ATTACCAGTGGAATTGAGCTGCTTGATATCGATGTTGCCATCACATAGTGCAATTGCTTCCGCTCGCTTGCAATCACTAATTTCCACTGATTCTCAGAGCTGGGGTTTGGTACCTCAAG GAATCTCGATGCCTTTATGA
- the LOC102619003 gene encoding uncharacterized protein LOC102619003 isoform X1, with product MAGSSILSRLSSSTRLPCLSLKLRANKSTIPTISPLKSSSLPQVSSSSVKRVSSRLPVELSCLISMLPSHSAIASARLQSLISTDSQSWGLVPQGISMPL from the exons ATGGCCGGTTCATCGATTCTCTCAAgattatcatcatcaactcGCTTGCCTTGTCTCTCTCTCAAGCTTAGAGCCAACAAATCAACGATACCCACTATTTCTCCATTGAAATCCAGCTCCCTGCCTCAGGTCTCCTCCTCCTCCGTCAAGCGCGTTTCAAG TAGATTACCAGTGGAATTGAGCTGCTTGATATCGATGTTGCCATCACATAGTGCAATTGCTTCCGCTCGCTTGCAATCACTAATTTCCACTGATTCTCAGAGCTGGGGTTTGGTACCTCAAG GAATCTCGATGCCTTTATGA
- the LOC102618324 gene encoding protein PEROXIN-4: MQASRARLFKEYKEVQREKSADPDIQLVCDDSNIFKWTALIKGPSETPYEGGVFQLAFAVPEQYPLQPPQVRFLTKIFHPNVHFKTGEICLDILKNAWSPAWTLQSVCRAIIALMAHPEPDSPLNCDSGNLLRSGDIRGFQSMARMYTRLAAMPKKG, from the exons ATGCAG GCATCTAGGGCAAGGTTATTCAAGGAGTACAAAGAAGTGCAGCGAGAGAAATCAGCTGACCCAGACATTCAATTAGTTTGTGATGATTCCAACATATTTAAATGGACTGCTCTTATTAAG GGACCATCAGAGACTCCTTATGAGGGTGGGGTATTCCAGCTTGCTTTTGCTGTTCCTGAGCAATATCCTCTGCAACCTCCACAAGTGCggtttttaacaaaaatattccATCCAAATGTGCATTTTAAG ACAGGAGAGATATGCCTTGACATATTGAAGAACGCATGGAGCCCAGCTTGGACGCTTCAGTCTGTTTGTAGGGCTATAATCGCTTTGATGGCACATCCAGAACCTGATAGTCCACTAAATTGTGATTCAG GCAACCTTTTACGCTCAGGTGATATAAGAGGATTTCAATCCATGGCAAGGATGTACACTAGACTTGCGGCAATGCCAAAGAAGGGGTGA